A single window of Montipora capricornis isolate CH-2021 chromosome 14, ASM3666992v2, whole genome shotgun sequence DNA harbors:
- the LOC138033208 gene encoding golgin subfamily A member 6-like protein 22 translates to MEWSDEHDVLLCREILTTEPFKAKRRTPQRGQLWQSVADHLNCIPEPKFKVSKRAVRERFTLLAEKFKKKMKAEEKASGIDTEMSELDVLLEEIVEKEEEFDKDQSEHKAKEDQSKAEAYDMRLKAMESLKESKKRRSEEDEKQLPKKKRGSEALDYLREKMDGDKYLREKEFEIKVKEQERDEQRQKLAEDQHKDMMAMMNRQQQEMQQMQMRFFEQQQQQNNLLLALFQKALTK, encoded by the coding sequence ATGGAGTGGAGCGATGAGCATGACGTGTTGCTTTGCAGAGAAATCCTCACCACCGAGCCTTTTAAAGCAAAACGTCGAACCCCTCAACGAGGACAGCTGTGGCAGAGCGTGGCAGATCATCTTAATTGTATCCCTGAACCGAAGTTTAAAGTCTCAAAAAGAGCTGTCCGTGAGCGCTTTACATTGCTtgcagaaaaatttaaaaagaagatGAAAGCCGAAGAAAAAGCATCGGGAATAGATACAGAGATGAGTGAATTAGATGTTTTACTTGAGGAGATTgtggaaaaagaagaagagttTGATAAAGATCAGTCCGAGCACAAGGCAAAAGAAGACCAAAGTAAAGCTGAAGCGTACGATATGAGGCTAAAGGCGATGGAAAGCTTAAAAGAGAGTAAGAAAAGAAGGTCTGAAGAAGATGAAAAGCAGTTGCCTAAGAAGAAAAGAGGCTCAGAAGCGCTGGATTATCTGAGAGAAAAAATGGATGGTGATAAATACCTGAGGGAGAAAGAATTTGAGATTAAAGTGAAAGAGCAGGAGAGAGATGAACAACGGCAAAAGTTGGCGGAAGATCAACACAAAGACATGATGGCAATGATGAATCGACAACAACAAGAAATGCAACAAATGCAAATGAGGTTTttcgaacaacaacaacagcaaaacaaCCTACTTCTCGCTTTATTTCAGAAAGCTCTGACGAAGTAA